A window of the Gemmatimonadaceae bacterium genome harbors these coding sequences:
- a CDS encoding amidohydrolase family protein: MIIDCHCHAGKGDGLTAPWDTDAPLEKYLERAARAGIERTVLFAAFHSDYAVANAEVARIVASRPDRFFGFVFVDSVRDRGRIRALVETGVRRYGFCGIKVHRYHGDMTREVCDCAREFRLPILYDVMGKVATIEMFATRYPDVPFIIPHLGSFKDDWRAHLAIIDHLVRHPNVHTDTSGVLRFDMIEEAVARAGAHKVLFGSDGPWLHPGVELAKVRELRLPIEQERLITGGNLLRLIMPAVRRIPHLIARTGRHVRRAAAVAPLNLPSPAPIGVDREMVAEQL, encoded by the coding sequence ATGATCATCGACTGTCATTGCCACGCCGGCAAGGGCGACGGCCTCACAGCGCCGTGGGACACTGACGCGCCGCTCGAGAAGTATCTCGAGCGGGCGGCGCGCGCCGGAATCGAACGAACGGTGCTGTTCGCGGCGTTTCATTCGGATTACGCCGTCGCGAATGCCGAAGTTGCGCGGATCGTCGCGAGCCGCCCCGATCGCTTCTTCGGATTCGTGTTCGTGGATTCGGTGCGCGACCGTGGCCGCATTCGCGCGCTGGTCGAAACCGGTGTGCGGCGCTATGGGTTTTGCGGCATCAAGGTCCATCGGTATCACGGCGACATGACGCGCGAAGTTTGCGACTGCGCGCGTGAATTTCGGCTGCCAATTCTGTACGACGTCATGGGCAAGGTCGCGACCATCGAGATGTTTGCGACACGATATCCGGACGTGCCCTTCATCATTCCGCACTTGGGCAGCTTCAAGGACGACTGGCGCGCGCATCTCGCCATCATCGACCATCTGGTTCGGCATCCGAACGTCCATACGGATACATCGGGCGTATTGCGCTTCGACATGATCGAAGAGGCCGTGGCGCGCGCGGGGGCGCACAAGGTTTTGTTCGGCTCCGATGGACCATGGCTCCATCCCGGCGTCGAGCTCGCGAAAGTGCGCGAGCTGCGGCTGCCGATCGAGCAGGAGCGGCTCATCACCGGCGGCAATCTTCTGCGTCTCATCATGCCGGCGGTGCGGCGCATTCCGCATCTCATCGCGCGAACGGGGCGTCATGTTCGCCGCGCGGCCGCCGTTGCGCCGCTGAACCTGCCGTCCCCCGCTCCCATCGGCGTCGATCGCGAGATGGTCGCGGAGCAGTTGTAA
- a CDS encoding sigma 54-interacting transcriptional regulator, whose translation MPRPAVWHQFVGTASGVAAKPLLDALSHAGMRLVAPSDDMPAHATGLIFFDTDSPALHERLREVSRGGLGRVIAIAVDQAAIGRDTSWRLVREGASDLLVWSQERNTAAEIVARVARWDEVDRCVESPMVRDNLVGTGHAWTLVARRLVEAARFADGPVLILGETGTGKELAARLIHALDTRQNKRGLIVVDCGAIAPELSGSELFGHVRGAFTGAVDAREGAFAIADGGTLFLDEIGELPLRLQPELLRAVQERTYKRLGSNVWRETSFRLVSATNRDLPREVEEGKFRSDLYYRLASVVVRLPPLRERAEDIVPLAQHFVGQMTRDGSTPPLDDTVREYLCRRSYPGNVRDLRQLVSRIMQRHVGPGPITVGDIPPDERPDVALPGDWRDETFERAVRRAVAQGAGMKEISHAATELAIEIAVEVEGNLQSAARRLGVTDRALQMRRAAKRQSPDPLAEL comes from the coding sequence ATGCCAAGGCCGGCGGTGTGGCATCAGTTCGTTGGGACTGCTTCCGGCGTGGCGGCGAAGCCGTTGCTCGACGCGCTGTCGCATGCGGGCATGCGCCTCGTCGCGCCGTCGGACGACATGCCGGCCCATGCGACCGGTCTCATTTTCTTCGACACCGACTCGCCGGCGCTCCATGAGCGCCTGCGCGAAGTCAGTCGTGGCGGCTTGGGGCGCGTCATCGCCATCGCCGTCGATCAGGCGGCGATCGGCCGCGACACCTCGTGGCGACTGGTGCGCGAGGGCGCGTCGGACCTGCTCGTGTGGTCGCAGGAGCGAAACACCGCCGCGGAAATCGTCGCGCGTGTCGCGCGGTGGGACGAAGTCGATCGCTGCGTCGAGTCGCCGATGGTGCGCGACAATCTCGTTGGGACGGGTCACGCGTGGACGCTCGTCGCTCGGCGGCTCGTCGAAGCGGCGCGCTTCGCCGACGGCCCGGTACTCATCCTCGGCGAAACCGGAACCGGCAAGGAGCTGGCGGCACGCCTGATTCACGCGCTCGATACGCGACAAAACAAACGTGGACTCATCGTTGTCGACTGCGGCGCGATCGCGCCCGAGCTGTCGGGAAGCGAATTGTTCGGTCACGTGCGCGGCGCGTTTACCGGCGCGGTCGACGCGCGCGAGGGAGCGTTTGCGATCGCCGACGGCGGAACGCTGTTTCTCGACGAGATCGGCGAGCTTCCGCTCAGGCTTCAACCGGAGTTGTTGCGCGCCGTGCAGGAGCGAACCTACAAACGACTCGGCAGCAACGTGTGGCGTGAGACGTCGTTCCGGCTCGTGTCGGCGACGAATCGCGACCTGCCGCGCGAAGTCGAGGAGGGCAAGTTTCGCAGTGATCTTTACTACCGGTTGGCAAGCGTCGTCGTGCGACTGCCGCCGCTTCGCGAGCGCGCTGAGGACATCGTTCCGCTCGCGCAGCATTTCGTGGGGCAGATGACGCGCGACGGATCGACGCCGCCGCTCGACGACACTGTCCGCGAGTACCTCTGCCGCCGGTCGTATCCCGGCAACGTGCGCGATCTTCGGCAGCTCGTGTCGCGCATCATGCAGCGGCACGTCGGTCCCGGGCCGATCACGGTCGGCGACATTCCGCCCGACGAGCGGCCGGATGTCGCGCTGCCTGGCGACTGGCGCGACGAGACGTTCGAGCGCGCGGTGCGCCGCGCCGTCGCGCAAGGCGCCGGGATGAAAGAAATCAGCCACGCCGCGACCGAGCTGGCGATCGAGATCGCCGTCGAAGTCGAAGGCAATTTGCAGAGCGCCGCACGCCGACTGGGCGTGACGGATCGAGCGCTTCAGATGCGCCGCGCCGCCAAGCGGCAATCGCCGGATCCACTCGCCGAGCTCTGA
- a CDS encoding response regulator transcription factor, translated as MSGAHRVLILSGVRLFCEGLALRLSEHKQLSVVGFATSLHDAHEQMRTLRPDVVLVDASAQDFLRIVSSLRELCNAVIIAFAVGDEETEAIACAEVGVNAFIERDASVEDLVRAITECTRGEMTLSPRLVGALFRRVGFLARMASGAPATALTLREAQIYSLLRQGFANKDIASRLGISLPTVKNHVRRVLEKLGVHRRSEAAALPRTGPSLPMTSRTSMDRPSSTTAP; from the coding sequence ATGAGCGGCGCGCATCGAGTGCTGATCCTCAGCGGAGTGCGCCTGTTCTGCGAGGGACTGGCGCTGCGATTGAGCGAACATAAACAACTGAGCGTCGTCGGCTTCGCGACGTCGCTGCACGACGCGCACGAACAAATGCGTACCCTCCGCCCCGACGTCGTGCTCGTTGACGCGTCGGCGCAGGATTTTCTTCGCATCGTCAGCAGCCTGCGCGAGCTGTGCAACGCGGTGATCATCGCGTTCGCCGTTGGCGACGAGGAGACCGAAGCCATCGCGTGCGCGGAAGTCGGTGTAAACGCCTTCATCGAGCGCGACGCGTCCGTCGAGGACCTGGTGCGCGCGATCACCGAATGCACGCGCGGTGAAATGACGCTCTCGCCCCGGTTGGTCGGCGCGCTGTTCCGCCGCGTGGGATTCCTGGCGCGCATGGCGAGCGGCGCCCCGGCGACCGCGCTCACCTTGCGCGAGGCGCAGATCTACTCGCTGCTGCGTCAGGGCTTCGCCAACAAGGACATCGCCTCACGCCTCGGGATCAGTCTCCCGACGGTGAAGAACCATGTCCGGCGCGTGCTCGAGAAGCTGGGCGTCCATCGTCGGAGCGAAGCAGCCGCGCTTCCGCGGACTGGTCCTTCGCTGCCCATGACAAGCCGCACCTCGATGGATCGGCCCAGTTCCACGACTGCGCCTTAA
- a CDS encoding DUF2911 domain-containing protein, translating to MRASLIAALVLVPLSLAAQRTSFVTTLGHDTLSFEQYTRTGDTITGDWVTTYGGIMYHHYVITLRPDGTVARYHLALHRVNGKPVGSVDMQFDADSATITTTDPDKVQRVAAANAFPVFAGTVAPYEVIARFARAHNRDSSVTRILPAFSSYRTGEAPLVFFAGDSAWLGNPAAPRYARIDRSGRIEGISARATTTRGETRRTADYDLASIISHFPDIPPDKNIVGAPGISPRDTARGQLGRATISVDYGRPAVRGRDVFARGVLGDTLWRVGANAATQFTTDRDLKFGESTLRAGTYSMWMRVTPDDSRFELVFNSQIGQWGTEHHADRDVLTVPLRRLKGSAPVERLTITLPQSGEKSGAMRIVWGTTVLATPVSVP from the coding sequence ATGCGCGCCTCACTCATCGCCGCTCTTGTTCTCGTCCCGTTGTCGCTCGCCGCGCAACGGACCTCGTTCGTCACCACACTCGGCCACGATACGCTGTCGTTCGAGCAGTACACGCGAACCGGCGACACGATCACCGGCGACTGGGTGACGACGTACGGCGGCATCATGTACCATCACTACGTCATCACGCTGCGCCCCGACGGCACCGTCGCGCGCTATCATCTCGCGTTGCACCGCGTCAACGGAAAGCCGGTCGGCTCGGTGGACATGCAGTTCGACGCCGACTCGGCGACGATCACCACGACCGATCCCGACAAGGTTCAACGCGTCGCGGCAGCGAATGCCTTTCCCGTGTTCGCCGGCACCGTCGCGCCATACGAGGTGATCGCGCGGTTCGCGCGCGCACACAATCGCGATTCGTCGGTCACGCGCATCCTGCCGGCATTCAGCAGCTACCGCACCGGCGAAGCTCCACTCGTTTTCTTCGCGGGCGACTCGGCGTGGCTCGGCAATCCGGCGGCGCCACGCTATGCGCGTATCGATCGCAGCGGTCGCATCGAGGGCATCAGCGCGCGTGCGACAACGACCCGCGGCGAGACTCGACGCACTGCCGATTACGATCTGGCGTCGATCATCTCGCACTTTCCGGATATTCCGCCCGACAAGAACATCGTCGGCGCTCCCGGCATTTCGCCGCGCGATACCGCACGCGGCCAGCTTGGGCGCGCGACGATCTCGGTTGACTACGGTCGCCCCGCCGTGCGCGGTCGCGACGTGTTCGCCCGCGGCGTGCTTGGCGACACCCTATGGCGAGTCGGCGCGAACGCCGCGACCCAGTTCACGACCGATCGCGATCTGAAATTCGGCGAATCGACGCTCCGCGCCGGTACGTACTCGATGTGGATGCGGGTCACTCCCGACGACTCGCGCTTCGAGCTCGTATTCAACAGCCAGATCGGGCAATGGGGTACGGAGCACCATGCCGATCGCGACGTTCTCACGGTTCCGCTTCGGCGACTCAAAGGCAGTGCCCCAGTCGAGCGGCTGACCATCACGCTGCCGCAATCCGGCGAGAAATCAGGCGCGATGCGCATCGTGTGGGGAACGACGGTGCTGGCGACGCCCGTCTCAGTTCCCTGA